From one Musa acuminata AAA Group cultivar baxijiao chromosome BXJ2-6, Cavendish_Baxijiao_AAA, whole genome shotgun sequence genomic stretch:
- the LOC135614108 gene encoding ankyrin repeat-containing protein At5g02620-like, which yields MEKQSSLRIGALEKLQSFRLGVMEKQKSFRMDKQRSFRLGDRQQSFKERKNKESPGKRGDLELHLAARAGNAVRVHKILSECSETQLKDLLFKQNQDGETALYIAAEKGYVEAVREILKVSDIQSAGIKANNNYDSFHIAAKQGHLEVLKELFHSFPALAMTTNSLNSTALDTAATQGHVDVVNLLLETDASLAKIARNNGKTVLHSAARMGHVNVVKSLLDKDPRIGLRTDKKGQTAFHMAVKGQNVEMVMELLKPDPSIINLEDNKGNKPLHIATRKGNPKIVQALISVEGIDINAVNRAGETALSIAEKCENEEIAAILREFGAVVAKEPANTMTAAKQLKQTVSDIKHDVQSQLRQTHQTEMKVQKIKKRLQKLHLGGLNNAINSNTVVAVLIATVAFAAIFQLPGQFVPDVEDGFTLGQAYIAKNAAFIIFLVFDSLALFISLAVVVVQTSLIVVEQKAKRRMVFVMNKLMWLACLFISVAFISLTYIVVGHHDLWLAWSTMAIGATIMLTTLGSMCYCIIVHRIEEKNMRNIRRNSGSRSRSWSISVGSDSEILNSEYKKMYAL from the exons ATGGAGAAGCAGTCGAGCCTTCGAATTGGAGCCTTGGAGAAATTGCAGAGCTTTCGGCTCGGGGTGATGGAGAAACAGAAGAGCTTTCGGATGGACAAACAAAGGAGTTTTCGATTGGGAGATAGACAGCAAAGTTTCAAAGAAAGGAAGAACAAGGAGAGCCCTGGCAAGCGTGGGGATTTGGAGCTCCATCTTGCTGCTAGGGCTGGCAATGCAGTGCGTGTACACAAGATACTCTCGGAGTGCAGTGAGACCCAGTTGAAAGATTTGCTTTTCAAGCAGAATCAGGATGGGGAGACGGCGTTGTATATTGCTGCAGAAAAGGGTTATGTGGAGGCCGTTCGGGAGATATTAAAGGTTTCAGACATTCAATCAGCTGGCATCAAGGCCAATAACAACTATGATTCATTTCATATTGCCGCTAAGCAGGGCCATCTTG AAGTGTTGAAGGAACTCTTCCATTCTTTCCCTGCACTGGCCATGACGACAAATTCATTGAATTCAACAGCCTTGGACACTGCTGCAACTCAAGGTCATGTTGATGTCGTCAATCTACTGCTAGAAACTGATGCAAGCCTTGCTAAGATTGCAAGGAATAATGGAAAGACCGTCTTACATTCAGCAGCAAGAATGGGTCATGTGAACGTGGTGAAATCTCTATTAGATAAGGATCCTCGCATTGGTTTAAGGACTGATAAGAAGGGACAGACAGCATTTCACATGGCTGTGAAGGGCCAAAATGTTGAGATGGTGATGGAGTTGCTGAAGCCTGATCCATCAATAATCAATTTAGAAGATAATAAAGGGAATAAACCATTGCATATTGCTACAAGGAAGGGCAATCCAAAG ATTGTACAGGCTTTGATATCAGTTGAAGGAATCGACATCAATGCAGTGAATAGAGCAGGTGAAACAGCCCTCAGCATTGCGGAGAAATGTGAAAATGAAGAGATTGCTGCCATTCTAAGAGAATTTGGTGCAGTTGTTGCAAAAGAACCTGCAAATACAATGACTGCTGCTAAGCAACTGAAGCAAACTGTCAGTGACATAAAACATGATGTTCAGTCCCAGCTCAGACAAACGCATCAAACCGAAATGAAGGTCCAGAAGATCAAGAAGAGGCTCCAAAAGCTCCACCTGGGAGGTCTCAATAACGCCATCAATTCCAACACTGTGGTTGCGGTTCTCATCGCCACGGTGGCCTTTGCGGCCATATTCCAATTGCCCGGCCAGTTTGTTCCGGACGTTGAAGATGGATTTACTCTTGGACAAGCCTATATCGCGAAAAATGCAGCATTCATCATCTTTTTGGTTTTCGATTCTTTGGCTCTATTCATCTCATTAGCAGTGGTGGTCGTCCAAACTTCCTTGATAGTCGTCGAGCAGAAGGCCAAGAGGAGGATGGTCTTTGTGATGAACAAGTTGATGTGGCTGGCTTGCCTCTTCATATCAGTGGCCTTCATTTCCCTGACATACATTGTGGTAGGCCACCACGACTTGTGGCTGGCTTGGTCAACCATGGCTATAGGTGCCACAATCATGCTGACCACCTTAGGATCAATGTGCTACTGCATAATTGTTCACCGAATAGAAGAAAAGAATATGAGGAACATAAGAAGGAACTCAGGGAGCAGGTCCCGCTCGTGGTCTATTTCAGTCGGTTCGGACTCAGAGATACTAAATAGTGAATACAAGAAGATGTATGCCCTTTAG
- the LOC135613363 gene encoding oligopeptide transporter 1-like, whose protein sequence is MTSSEGASSRHMPFYLNVPATPDSEFDDVKRWVAAAVKEEEEVQSPLAFKKQRPVVPHERVNSSSILDDSPIEQVRLTVPPTDDNTLQVLTFRTWFIGIPICILGSVIAALSSYRQQLFYLSQVCINIIVLIVGKLMANMLPNKVVRMPYTNWGFSLNPGPFNLKEHVVTTILAGTESASAGFEILSMSKIFYHKDIPLLPAMLLVLSIQVISDDFVSWLILMISNDFLSYKEKFLGYGFAGIFTKLLVDSPYMWWPSTLVDVSFYRALHEPEKRVKGKLSRYQFFVIVIVVIFTYSIVPVYLFPSITALSFVCWIWKDSITAQQIGSGFNGLGIGSFALDWITMSSYVGNPLPLPAFVVINMMVGFILILYVLLPLSYWNNVYDAKRFPIFTSSIFDVHGQFYNVSRVLDEKSLTFNEEAYNNYSKLYFSASLMLSYGFILAAFTSSISHVALFYGRSIWLQFVNSYRHQMQDVHTRLMKQNYESIPRWWFYSLLFSMMGFAILNVSWKLRPVR, encoded by the exons ATGACGTCGTCGGAGGGGGCGAGCTCGAGGCACATGCCGTTCTATCTGAACGTGCCAGCGACGCCGGACTCGGAGTTCGACGACGTCAAGCgttgggtggcggcggcggtgaaggaagaggaggaggtgcaGAGCCCGCTGGCTTTCAAGAAACAGAGACCTGTCGTCCCACATGAGCGAGTCAACTCCA GTTCGATTCTGGATGACTCTCCGATCGAGCAAGTTCGGTTGACAGTCCCACCAACGGATGATAATACATTGCAGGTCTTGACGTTCCGAACATGGTTTATCGGAATCCCCATTTGCATCCTCGGGTCCGTAATTGCAGCATTATCTTCTTACCGACAGCAATTGTTCTATTTATCACAAGTCTGCATCAACATCATCGTGCTCATCGTTGGGAAACTAATGGCTAATATGCTACCAAACAAAGTGGTAAGGATGCCATACACAAACTGGGGTTTCTCGTTGAATCCGGGACCCTTCAACTTGAAAGAACATGTGGTGACCACCATACTGGCCGGCACGGAAAGTGCTTCTGCCGGCTTCGAAATATTATCCATGTCCAAGATCTTCTACCACAAGGATATCCCATTACTGCCGGCCATGCTGCTGGTGCTATCGATTCAGGTGATTTCTGATGATTTTGTTAGTTGGTTAATTCTGATGATTTCTAATGATTTTCTTAGTTATAAAGAAAag TTTCTCGGATATGGGTTTGCTGGCATATTCACGAAGTTGCTGGTGGACTCACCCTATATGTGGTGGCCTTCGACTCTAGTAGACGTCTCCTTCTACAG AGCGTTACACGAGCCGGAGAAAAGAGTCAAGGGAAAATTGTCACGATATCAGTTCTTTGTCATAGTCATCGTTGTAATTTTTACCTACAGCATTGTTCCTGTTTACCTTTTTCCTTCTATCACGGCTCTATCGTTTGTTTGTTGGATATGGAAAGACTCGATAACTGCGCAGCAAATTGGTTCTGGATTTAATGGATTAGGCATCGGGTCCTTTGCACTGGATTGGATAACCATGTCATCCTACGTGGGCAATCCACTGCCACTTCCAGCATTTGTGGTGATCAACATGATGGTCGGATTCATTCTCATTCTTTATGTTCTGCTACCATTATCTTATTGGAATAATGTCTACGATGCCAAACGCTTTCCTATTTTTACTTCAAGTATTTTTGACGTCCATGGGCAATTTTACAATGTGTCGCGGGTTTTAGATGAGAAGTCACTCACATTCAACGAAGAAGCATACAACAATTATTCGAAATTATATTTCAGTGCTTCCCTTATGCTTAGTTATGGTTTTATCTTGGCTGCCTTTACGTCAAGCATCTCTCATGTTGCTCTCTTCTATGGGAG ATCGATATGGCTACAATTTGTCAATTCATATCGGCATCAAATGCAAGATGTTCACACGAGGTTGATGAAACAAAATTATGAGTCTATTCCCCGGTGGTGGTTCTACTCTCTACTCTTCTCCATGATGGGTTTTGCCATCTTG AATGTGTCATGGAAGCTACGACCGGTCAGGTAA
- the LOC103971126 gene encoding beta-hexosaminidase 3-like, with amino-acid sequence MPLAVGSWAREVLLCVGLLACLFVLAFGGEHDGVNIWPMPKSASHGSQMLFLSKDFVLSTQGSKYGDGSELLKEAFDRMIDVVEVNHIVDGRTPTSSVLAGLNVVILSPQDQLNFGINESYKLDVPAAGKHVYARIEAQTVYGALHALQTFSQLCHFNIYKRIVELQLAPWYILDQPRFPYRGLLIDTSRHYLPLPIIKGVIDSMAYSKLNVLHWHIVDKQSFPLEIPSYPRLWAGAYSYSERYTKADALEIVQYAERRGVNVLAEIDVPGHALSWGVGYPDLWPSAECQEPLDVSKEFTFKVIDGILSDFTKVFKFRFVHLGGDEVNTSCWTNTPHIIEWLNKHGMNESQGYKYFVLRAQKIALSHGYEVINWEETFNNFGSQLSPKTVVHNWLGVGVAQKVVAAGLRCIVSNQDKWYLDHLDVPWQKFYMNEPLTNISTPEQQKLVIGGEVCMWGESIDASDIEQTIWPRAAAAAERLWTPLDKLAKDPRQATGRLARFRCLLNQRGVAAAPVAGPGRTAPLGPGSCYKQ; translated from the exons ATGCCGCTGGCGGTTGGAAGCTGGGCTCGAGAAGTCCTCCTCTGCGTTGGGTTGCTTGCTTGCTTGTTCGTGTTGGCATTTGGTGGAGAGCATGACGGCGTTAACATCTGGCCGATGCCCAAGTCGGCGAGCCATGGCTCGCAGATGCTGTTCTTGAGCAAGGATTTCGTGCTGTCGACGCAGGGAAGCAAGTATGGAGACGGTTCCGAGCTGCTGAAGGAAGCATTTGACAGGATGATTGATGTGGTTGAAGTGAATCATATCGTTGATGGCCGCACGCCAACCTCTTCGGTGCTTGCTGGCTTAAATGTGGTGATCTTGTCACCTCAAGATCAG CTGAATTTTGGGATCAATGAGTCCTATAAACTGGATGTTCCTGCTGCTGGGAAACATGTGTATGCACGTATTGAG GCACAAACTGTTTACGGAGCACTTCATGCTTTGCAG ACTTTCAGCCAACTGTGTCATTTTAATATCTATAAGAGAATTGTTGAATTACAGTTGGCTCCTTGGTATATTTTAGATCAACCAAGATTCCCATATCGGGGACTTCTTATTG ATACATCACGACATTACCTACCCCTCCCAATAATAAAAGGTGTTATAGATTCAATGGCCTATAGTAAGTTG AATGTGCTTCACTGGCATATCGTGGATAAGCAATCCTTCCCCTTGGAGATACCATCATATCCAAGACTGTGGGCTGGTGCATACTCCTACTCTGAGCGATATACTAAGGCTGATGCTCTTGAAATCGTACA GTATGCAGAAAGAAGGGGAGTAAACGTGTTGGCTGAGATTGATGTGCCCGGCCATGCTCTCTCATG GGGTGTGGGCTATCCTGATTTGTGGCCCTCAGCTGAATGCCAAGAACCACTTGATGTCAGTAAAGAGTTCACATTCAAAGTAATTGATGGAATTCTTTCTG atttcaCTAAGGTTTTCAAGTTCAGGTTTGTCCATTTGGGCGGTGATGAAGTTAACACAA GCTGCTGGACCAACACTCCTCATATAATTGAATG GTTGAATAAACATGGCATGAATGAATCTCAGGGCTACAAGTATTTTGTTTTGCGTGCACAAAAAATAGCATTATCACATGGATATGAAGTCATCAATTG GGAAGAGACTTTCAACAACTTTGGGAGTCAACTCAGCCCAAAAACTGTGGTTCATAACTG GCTTGGTGTTGGAGTAGCACAGAAGGTGGTGGCGGCCGGACTGAGATGCATTGTGAGCAACCAGGACAAGTGGTACTTGGATCACTTGGATGTCCCATGGCAGAAGTTCTACATGAATGAGCCCCTTACAAACATCTCCACGCCTGAGCAGCAGAAATTGGTCATTGGTGGTGAGGTGTGCATGTGGGGAGAAAGTATTGATGCCTCTGATATCGAGCAAACCATCTGGCCTCGTGCTGCAGCTGCTGCAG AGAGGTTGTGGACTCCTCTTGACAAACTAGCGAAGGATCCAAGGCAAGCCACAGGAAGATTGGCTAGATTCAGATGTTTGCTCAACCAAAGGGGGGTTGCTGCTGCGCCGGTAGCAGGACCTGGCAGAACTGCTCCATTGGGCCCTGGTTCTTGCTACAAGCAGTGA